A portion of the Nitratidesulfovibrio termitidis HI1 genome contains these proteins:
- the modA gene encoding molybdate ABC transporter substrate-binding protein, protein MTLRSRCLPSLLTLSAALLLALSCILPAAPHSAQAAQDPVELHMYAGAGLRVPAEAVLRTFEQRTGVKVVVEYGGMGQLLTRFNATGTGDVFLSGGEQYVRELATAGKVLTEHKLVLHTPVMAVRKDKAAGIATLADLAASNLRIAMGDPQAIALGKSGEKLLDASGHGEALRSKVTVRGTTIKQVLLYLTNGDVDAAVIGRSDAVANAASLVILPTPQGTPQEISVIAALSTSAHPELAKKLAAFFAEPESIKMFVDHGFLPLPTK, encoded by the coding sequence ATGACACTGCGCAGTCGCTGCCTTCCGTCGCTCCTGACGCTCTCTGCCGCCCTGCTGCTGGCCCTGTCCTGCATCCTGCCCGCCGCACCGCACTCGGCCCAGGCAGCGCAGGACCCAGTGGAACTGCACATGTACGCGGGCGCGGGGCTGCGCGTGCCCGCCGAAGCAGTCCTGCGCACCTTCGAGCAGCGCACCGGCGTGAAGGTGGTGGTGGAATACGGCGGCATGGGCCAGTTGCTCACCCGGTTCAACGCCACGGGCACGGGCGACGTGTTCCTTTCCGGCGGCGAGCAGTACGTGCGCGAACTGGCCACGGCGGGCAAGGTGCTGACCGAGCACAAGCTGGTGCTGCACACCCCGGTCATGGCCGTGCGCAAGGACAAGGCGGCGGGCATCGCCACGCTGGCGGACCTGGCCGCCAGCAACCTGCGCATCGCCATGGGCGACCCGCAGGCCATCGCCCTTGGCAAGAGCGGCGAAAAGCTGCTGGACGCCAGCGGCCACGGCGAGGCGCTGCGCAGCAAGGTGACCGTGCGCGGCACGACCATCAAGCAGGTGCTGCTGTACCTGACCAACGGCGATGTGGACGCCGCCGTCATTGGCAGGTCCGACGCCGTGGCCAACGCGGCCTCGCTGGTCATCCTGCCCACGCCGCAGGGCACGCCGCAGGAAATCAGCGTGATCGCCGCGCTGTCCACCAGCGCACATCCCGAACTGGCGAAAAAGCTGGCCGCGTTCTTCGCGGAACCGGAAAGCATCAAGATGTTCGTGGATCACGGGTTCCTGCCGCTTCCCACAAAGTAG
- a CDS encoding sigma-54 interaction domain-containing protein — MEKILKNFRNIIDIFSDGIYISDRDGTTLLVNRMYEKLTGLRQDELRGRNVNALVEEGVFDRILNPEIVRSKRPSTSVQNVRGEKKIILRGYPVLDETGEVCLVVTFARDITMITQFRDQIAQQKQLIDEFHERLESMIQTGVSSAQPIFLSEAMLSLVARLQRVAGTDATLLLLGETGVGKDVLARLAHEHSPRNEHMFLKIDCGSIAPNLIESELFGYVPGAFSGANAKGKAGYFEMAEGGTVFLDEIGELPLPMQTKLLRVLQDQEVTRVGATQPRKVDVRIIAATNRDLGDDVRTGKFRSDLFYRLSVAVLQIPPLRERREDIAPLARHFLERYASKYRRSMEIAESTLEALESYSWPGNVREMQNFIQGMVVTGDRPTITCSDLPPHMAEECRPGLAYTMPEMQEPRALREIMDEIEREILERAITRHGSVNKVARLFKVSRTTIFRKLRDQPPGNEPEGQEGAGGMDG, encoded by the coding sequence ATGGAAAAAATCCTAAAGAATTTCAGAAATATAATCGATATTTTCAGTGACGGTATCTACATCTCGGACCGTGACGGCACCACCCTGCTGGTAAACCGGATGTACGAGAAGCTGACCGGGCTGCGACAGGATGAACTGCGCGGTCGCAACGTCAACGCACTGGTCGAGGAAGGCGTCTTCGACCGCATCCTGAACCCGGAAATCGTGCGCTCCAAGCGCCCGTCCACCTCGGTGCAGAACGTGCGGGGCGAAAAGAAGATCATCCTGCGTGGCTACCCCGTGCTGGATGAAACGGGCGAGGTGTGCCTGGTGGTCACCTTCGCGCGTGACATCACCATGATCACCCAGTTCCGCGACCAGATCGCCCAGCAGAAACAGCTCATCGACGAATTCCATGAACGTCTGGAAAGCATGATCCAGACGGGGGTGTCCTCCGCACAGCCCATTTTCCTCAGCGAGGCCATGCTGTCGCTGGTGGCGCGGCTGCAACGTGTGGCGGGAACGGACGCCACGCTTCTGCTGCTGGGCGAGACCGGGGTCGGCAAGGACGTGCTGGCCCGCCTGGCGCACGAGCACAGCCCGCGCAACGAGCACATGTTCCTGAAGATAGACTGCGGCAGCATCGCACCGAATCTCATCGAGTCGGAACTGTTCGGATACGTGCCGGGCGCATTTTCCGGCGCCAATGCCAAGGGCAAGGCCGGTTATTTCGAGATGGCGGAAGGCGGCACCGTGTTTCTGGACGAGATAGGCGAACTGCCCCTGCCCATGCAGACCAAACTGTTGCGGGTGCTGCAGGACCAGGAGGTCACCCGCGTGGGCGCCACCCAGCCCCGCAAGGTGGACGTGCGCATCATTGCCGCCACCAACCGCGACCTTGGCGACGATGTGCGCACCGGCAAGTTCCGCAGCGACCTGTTCTACCGCCTGAGCGTGGCGGTATTGCAAATCCCGCCGCTGCGCGAACGGCGCGAGGACATCGCCCCCCTGGCCCGCCACTTTCTGGAGCGCTACGCCTCCAAGTACCGCCGTTCCATGGAGATCGCCGAATCGACGCTGGAAGCGCTGGAAAGCTACAGCTGGCCGGGCAACGTGCGCGAAATGCAGAACTTCATCCAGGGCATGGTGGTCACCGGCGACCGCCCCACCATCACCTGTTCAGACCTGCCCCCGCACATGGCGGAAGAATGCCGCCCGGGATTGGCCTATACCATGCCGGAAATGCAGGAACCGCGTGCCCTGCGCGAAATCATGGATGAAATAGAACGCGAAATCCTGGAACGGGCCATCACCCGGCACGGTTCCGTGAACAAGGTGGCGCGCCTGTTCAAGGTCAGCCGCACCACCATTTTCCGCAAGCTGCGCGACCAGCCCCCCGGCAACGAACCGGAGGGCCAGGAAGGAGCAGGCGGAATGGACGGATAG
- a CDS encoding ABC transporter permease codes for MAKTALIPLGLLLAVVLGSIAALLARLDAPTVAGILTDPEIRFAIVMSMCTALTSLLLAVCIAVPAAWALTRGAVCSIGGGRLPYRLANLALDLPMVTPPLVTGMGLLLLLGQTGPVGAAFPALARNLFSPLGVIIAQTYVACAILVRSAASALSAVDREYVHAAHGLGLSPWKAFVLVEIPLCWRPLTGGCILALSRALGEFGATLMLAGATRLKTETLPMAVFLNIASGDFTKAIACAALLIVIACVLLLALHAVQGRDRATDGSEEKDGNRGGSEDASGTTNTVFMPPNGTLESHAPQTDVIATSTPLPTTHAPKVPLLRLTDISGGLLRDVSLDIPDGACLGVGGPSGSGKTTLLRIIAGTLPHGGRTEYAGRDITGLPPWQRPFRRLDQRLYLFPYLTVDGNLRLAQYAAGQPDAPARRVGVLDRMGIAHLAGRLPRQISGGEQQRAALARAVVGAPRLLLLDEPFSSLDWELRERLWDVLRDIRAAYGVTMLLVSHEPRELDALADARITLRGGRLAD; via the coding sequence ATGGCGAAAACAGCGCTCATCCCGCTGGGGCTGCTGCTGGCGGTGGTGCTGGGGTCCATTGCGGCCCTGCTGGCGCGGCTGGACGCGCCCACCGTGGCGGGCATCCTGACCGACCCGGAAATTCGCTTCGCCATCGTCATGTCCATGTGCACGGCGCTGACCTCGCTGCTGCTGGCCGTGTGCATTGCCGTACCCGCCGCGTGGGCGCTGACGCGCGGCGCCGTTTGCTCCATCGGGGGCGGGCGTCTGCCGTACCGGCTGGCGAACCTGGCGCTGGACCTGCCCATGGTCACCCCGCCGCTGGTCACGGGCATGGGCCTGCTGTTGCTGCTGGGCCAGACCGGGCCGGTGGGAGCGGCATTTCCGGCGCTTGCCCGCAACCTGTTCTCGCCGCTGGGGGTCATCATCGCCCAGACCTACGTGGCCTGCGCCATTCTGGTGCGCAGCGCGGCGTCGGCCCTTTCCGCCGTGGACCGGGAATACGTGCATGCGGCGCACGGACTGGGCCTTTCACCGTGGAAGGCCTTTGTGCTGGTGGAAATTCCCCTGTGCTGGCGACCGCTGACCGGCGGCTGCATCCTGGCCCTGTCGCGCGCCCTTGGCGAGTTCGGGGCCACGCTGATGCTGGCCGGGGCCACCCGCCTGAAGACGGAAACCCTGCCCATGGCGGTATTCCTGAACATCGCCAGCGGCGACTTCACCAAGGCCATCGCCTGCGCCGCGCTGCTCATCGTCATTGCCTGCGTGCTGCTGCTGGCCCTGCATGCGGTGCAGGGGCGCGACCGGGCCACGGACGGAAGCGAAGAGAAGGACGGAAACAGGGGCGGAAGCGAGGACGCCAGCGGCACCACGAATACCGTCTTCATGCCGCCGAATGGAACGCTCGAGAGTCACGCCCCCCAGACGGACGTGATTGCAACGTCAACGCCCCTTCCCACAACGCACGCTCCGAAAGTGCCCCTGCTGCGGCTGACCGACATCTCCGGCGGCCTGCTACGCGACGTCTCGCTGGACATTCCTGACGGGGCGTGCCTGGGCGTGGGCGGCCCTTCCGGCAGCGGCAAGACCACCTTGCTGCGCATCATCGCGGGCACCCTGCCCCACGGCGGACGAACGGAATACGCGGGCCGCGACATCACCGGACTGCCCCCGTGGCAACGGCCCTTTCGCCGTCTGGACCAACGGCTGTACCTGTTCCCCTACCTGACGGTAGACGGCAACCTGCGCCTTGCCCAGTACGCGGCGGGGCAGCCCGACGCCCCGGCGCGCCGGGTCGGGGTGCTGGACCGCATGGGGATAGCGCACCTGGCGGGCCGCCTGCCCCGGCAGATATCCGGCGGCGAGCAGCAGCGGGCGGCGCTGGCGCGGGCCGTGGTGGGTGCCCCCCGCCTGCTCCTGCTGGACGAACCGTTCTCCAGCCTTGACTGGGAGTTGCGGGAACGGCTGTGGGACGTGCTGCGGGACATTCGCGCCGCCTACGGCGTGACCATGCTGTTGGTCTCGCACGAACCGCGTGAGCTGGACGCGCTGGCGGACGCGCGCATCACCCTGCGCGGCGGCAGACTGGCGGACTGA
- the ipdC gene encoding indolepyruvate/phenylpyruvate decarboxylase: MNITEALLHALKERGAREVWGIPGDFALPYFKIIEQTGILPLVTLTHEPGLGFAADAAARIRRGLSVAAVTYGAGAINMLNAVAQAFAEKSPLVVISGAPGTAERARGLLLHHQVKTVGSQFRMYQEVTCDQGILDDPATAPAIIERVLRNCLEHSRPVYLEIPRDMPAVACGPVAPHMATPCDEEAVAACAAEVLARLRAASRPVLMVGVEVRRYGLEDRVAELADRLGVPVVTSFMGRGLLAGKACLQGTYMGVAGDAAITGAVEGSDGLLLLGVIMSDTNFGVSSSLIDHRRLMHAEDRQVRMGFHTYHDIPLERLVDALLAALPEGAQACAVPAGLDGDAGALGRNVVYRRGFVADDAPVTPDDIAVLLNDFYDGVAAGRGPVATASAGPDPFPWPFGGHPWPLACDIGDCLFTALSVRPVPMVGPGYYASMGFGVPAGMGLQITTGQRSLTLVGDGAFQMTGMELGNCTRLGIDPVVMVFNNASWEMLRVFQPETSYSAINTLDFAAFADALGGRGHRVTTRRELAAAFAAATTERGRFQLIDVRLERGAISDTLANFVAGVKRVSGVK; encoded by the coding sequence ATGAATATTACCGAAGCACTGCTGCACGCCCTGAAGGAACGCGGCGCGCGCGAGGTCTGGGGTATTCCCGGCGATTTCGCGCTGCCCTATTTCAAGATCATCGAGCAGACCGGCATCCTGCCACTGGTCACCCTGACCCACGAGCCGGGCCTGGGTTTTGCCGCCGACGCCGCCGCGCGCATCCGCCGGGGGCTCAGCGTTGCCGCCGTCACCTACGGGGCCGGGGCCATCAACATGCTGAACGCCGTGGCCCAGGCCTTTGCGGAAAAGTCGCCGCTGGTGGTCATTTCCGGCGCGCCGGGCACGGCAGAGCGGGCGCGCGGTCTTTTGCTGCACCATCAGGTGAAGACCGTGGGTTCGCAGTTCCGCATGTATCAGGAAGTCACCTGCGACCAGGGCATTCTGGACGACCCGGCCACCGCGCCCGCCATCATCGAGCGGGTGCTGCGCAACTGCCTGGAGCACTCGCGCCCGGTGTACCTGGAAATTCCGCGCGACATGCCCGCCGTGGCCTGCGGGCCGGTGGCCCCGCACATGGCCACTCCCTGCGACGAAGAGGCGGTGGCTGCCTGCGCGGCGGAAGTGCTGGCCCGGCTGCGCGCCGCCAGCCGCCCGGTGCTGATGGTGGGGGTGGAGGTGCGCCGTTACGGCCTTGAGGACCGCGTGGCCGAACTGGCCGACCGGCTGGGCGTGCCCGTGGTCACCAGCTTCATGGGGCGCGGGTTGCTGGCGGGCAAGGCCTGCCTGCAGGGCACCTACATGGGCGTGGCTGGGGACGCTGCCATTACCGGTGCGGTGGAAGGCTCCGACGGCTTGTTGCTGTTGGGAGTGATCATGTCCGACACCAACTTCGGGGTGTCGTCCAGCCTTATCGACCACCGCCGCCTGATGCACGCCGAGGACCGCCAGGTGCGCATGGGCTTCCATACCTATCACGACATTCCGCTGGAAAGACTGGTGGATGCGCTGCTGGCGGCCCTTCCTGAAGGCGCGCAGGCCTGTGCCGTTCCGGCAGGTCTGGACGGCGACGCCGGGGCGCTTGGCCGTAACGTGGTGTACAGGCGCGGCTTTGTGGCGGACGATGCCCCGGTGACGCCCGACGACATCGCCGTGCTGCTCAACGACTTTTATGACGGCGTGGCGGCGGGGCGCGGCCCCGTTGCCACCGCCAGCGCCGGGCCTGACCCGTTCCCGTGGCCGTTTGGCGGGCATCCCTGGCCGCTGGCCTGCGACATAGGCGATTGCCTGTTCACCGCGCTGTCGGTGCGTCCCGTGCCCATGGTGGGGCCGGGGTACTACGCCAGCATGGGCTTTGGCGTGCCTGCGGGCATGGGTTTGCAGATCACCACCGGCCAGCGTTCGCTGACCCTGGTGGGCGACGGGGCCTTTCAGATGACCGGCATGGAGCTTGGCAACTGCACGCGGCTCGGCATCGACCCGGTGGTGATGGTGTTCAACAACGCCTCGTGGGAGATGTTGCGGGTGTTCCAGCCGGAAACCTCGTACAGCGCCATCAACACCCTGGACTTCGCCGCCTTTGCCGATGCACTGGGCGGGCGCGGCCACCGCGTGACCACCCGGCGCGAACTGGCGGCGGCCTTCGCTGCGGCCACCACGGAGCGCGGGCGTTTCCAGCTTATCGACGTGCGGCTGGAAAGGGGCGCCATCTCCGACACGCTGGCCAACTTCGTGGCCGGGGTGAAGCGGGTGTCCGGCGTGAAGTAG
- the hpsH gene encoding (2S)-3-sulfopropanediol dehydratase activating enzyme, which yields MTPTDDMNVSGIVFNIQKYSVHDGPGIRTVVFLKGCPLRCDWCSNPESQATRIQLAYNTGRCLGLSQCVRCVEMCLSGAISRGQDDRIVIDRALCAECTRDCTSVCPSNALITYGARRTVREVLRTVEQDSLFYARSGGGMTLSGGEPLMQGEFALALLREARKRRIGAAVETCGHVQWETLDEACRLTRTLLFDLKHVDPVRHEAGTGVPSTLILENFLRVMEHHPRLHVMVRTPVIPGFNDDEAAISAILDVLAPYPHVEYSLLPYHRLGTQKYHFLGREAPMGEAKLDDERMATLSRLVAARRG from the coding sequence ATGACTCCCACGGATGACATGAACGTCAGCGGCATCGTCTTCAACATCCAGAAATATTCCGTACACGATGGGCCTGGCATCCGCACCGTGGTCTTCCTGAAAGGGTGTCCACTGCGGTGTGACTGGTGCTCCAACCCGGAATCGCAGGCCACGCGCATCCAGCTGGCTTACAACACCGGGAGATGCCTCGGCCTTTCGCAATGCGTACGCTGCGTGGAAATGTGCCTGTCCGGCGCCATATCGCGCGGCCAGGACGACCGTATCGTCATCGACAGGGCCTTGTGCGCGGAATGCACGCGCGACTGCACCTCCGTCTGTCCTTCCAATGCGCTGATCACCTACGGGGCGCGGCGCACGGTGCGGGAGGTGCTGCGCACGGTGGAACAGGACAGCCTGTTCTATGCCCGTTCCGGCGGCGGCATGACCCTTTCCGGCGGCGAGCCGCTGATGCAGGGCGAGTTTGCCCTGGCCCTGCTGCGCGAAGCGCGCAAACGCCGCATCGGCGCCGCCGTGGAAACCTGCGGCCACGTGCAGTGGGAAACCCTGGACGAGGCCTGCCGCCTGACGCGCACCCTGCTGTTCGACCTGAAACACGTGGACCCGGTCCGGCACGAGGCCGGAACCGGCGTGCCCAGCACGCTGATTCTGGAAAATTTCCTTCGGGTGATGGAGCACCACCCCAGGCTGCACGTGATGGTGCGCACCCCGGTCATACCCGGGTTCAACGACGACGAAGCGGCCATTTCAGCCATCCTCGACGTCCTTGCGCCCTACCCCCATGTTGAATACAGCCTGCTTCCCTACCATCGGCTGGGCACCCAGAAGTACCATTTCCTGGGGCGCGAAGCCCCCATGGGCGAGGCGAAGCTGGACGACGAGCGCATGGCGACCCTGTCGCGCCTGGTCGCCGCCCGCCGTGGATGA
- a CDS encoding ABC transporter C-terminal domain-containing protein produces MSDWTMELMQGYGVSSTDYISGISSTRRATQSVATTQSGDRVSISEEAMRLAREMLAARQQAEADAAQEAGTLTGAGMANDDDADASASSSSAAAAGGGGDSGGDSTSKQIEELQKKIEQLQQQISQVEQGSSPDGVKESVTRPLYQQINELQQQINELQAQAAKQASGGGGGSAVSYASLGKSGK; encoded by the coding sequence ATGAGCGATTGGACAATGGAACTGATGCAGGGCTACGGGGTGTCGTCCACCGACTACATCTCGGGCATTTCCTCCACCCGGCGCGCCACGCAAAGTGTTGCCACCACGCAGTCGGGCGACCGGGTGTCCATATCCGAGGAAGCCATGCGCCTTGCCCGTGAGATGCTGGCCGCGCGCCAGCAGGCCGAGGCGGACGCCGCGCAGGAAGCAGGCACCCTGACCGGAGCAGGCATGGCAAACGACGACGATGCCGATGCGTCGGCCTCGTCTTCTTCCGCAGCTGCCGCAGGCGGTGGTGGCGATTCGGGCGGCGATTCCACGTCCAAACAGATCGAGGAACTGCAAAAGAAGATCGAGCAGTTGCAGCAGCAGATTTCGCAGGTGGAACAGGGATCGTCACCCGACGGAGTGAAGGAGTCGGTCACCCGCCCGCTGTACCAGCAGATCAACGAGTTGCAGCAGCAGATCAACGAATTGCAGGCCCAGGCAGCCAAACAGGCCTCGGGCGGGGGCGGGGGCAGCGCGGTGTCCTATGCTTCCCTGGGCAAGTCGGGAAAGTAG
- a CDS encoding sensor domain-containing diguanylate cyclase: protein MAMFERHRNTPIMGVRGWLLLLALVAGLPTTIFSVFAMVEHMRAQQEKTDTELRRQVLNVAQAVDAELSAKAAMLHALAASQDTERMDVAQLYRQARGVGSVHREVQSLALVAHDGSQVFSTWEPLGTILPPTGDLASARRVLDEDRPVVSDLFQGSITNRLITALGVPIRVGRSHRYALRMYIGAEAYARLLGEQHMPAGWVGGLVDANGVILARTLLPESAVGQSVGPRLRDVLHSSEVMEAENREGVPVRFAVAPVGDWGWHAVVQVPVATLRTAMHGYLLRLAGIGGACIIMGFAGAWLLSRRFVAEVELAARSCLLPGPGDGPVRPTLVRELRQVGDELAASREREEMALRDSLTGLAGRTLFLRHARRLLETSRHEASLRLSVMFIDLDGFKQINDQYGHAEGDMVLRRTARVLESAVRSSDVVGRLGGDEFVLCLALQADTACEVARSVAARVVSGVAQIGLGVGCSVGIALGKVGEYPELSEQDAPADLPGDGTDDGQAAARPDGAGGGGGGGSGGAAAPADAGARAIDAALPGAPAPLRALLEDADKAMYMAKQAGKNSYHLLDASTCE from the coding sequence ATGGCAATGTTCGAGCGTCATCGAAACACGCCCATCATGGGGGTGCGCGGTTGGCTGCTGTTGCTTGCCCTGGTTGCAGGTCTGCCCACCACCATCTTTTCCGTGTTCGCCATGGTCGAGCACATGCGCGCGCAGCAGGAGAAGACCGACACGGAACTGCGGCGGCAGGTGCTGAACGTGGCCCAGGCAGTGGATGCGGAACTGTCGGCCAAGGCGGCCATGCTGCACGCCCTGGCAGCCTCGCAGGATACGGAAAGAATGGATGTCGCGCAGTTGTACCGTCAGGCCAGGGGGGTGGGCAGCGTGCACCGCGAGGTGCAGTCGCTGGCTCTGGTGGCCCATGACGGCAGCCAGGTTTTCAGCACGTGGGAACCGTTGGGCACCATCCTGCCGCCCACGGGCGACCTGGCGTCGGCCCGGCGTGTCCTGGATGAGGATCGGCCCGTGGTGTCCGATCTGTTCCAGGGCAGCATCACGAACCGGCTGATCACGGCGCTGGGTGTGCCGATCCGTGTGGGGCGCAGCCACAGGTACGCATTGCGCATGTACATCGGAGCAGAGGCTTACGCCCGCTTGCTGGGGGAACAGCACATGCCCGCGGGGTGGGTGGGGGGGCTGGTGGATGCCAATGGCGTCATCCTTGCCCGGACGCTGTTGCCGGAGTCGGCCGTAGGCCAGTCCGTCGGCCCGCGTCTGCGTGATGTGCTTCATTCTTCCGAAGTGATGGAAGCGGAGAATCGTGAAGGCGTTCCCGTACGCTTCGCCGTGGCGCCGGTGGGGGACTGGGGCTGGCACGCGGTCGTGCAGGTGCCCGTGGCCACGTTGCGGACAGCCATGCACGGGTATCTGTTGCGCCTGGCGGGCATCGGGGGGGCCTGCATCATCATGGGGTTTGCCGGGGCATGGCTGCTGTCGCGCCGCTTCGTGGCCGAGGTGGAACTGGCGGCCCGCTCGTGCCTTTTGCCCGGACCGGGCGACGGCCCGGTGCGGCCCACGCTGGTGCGTGAACTGCGCCAGGTGGGTGATGAACTGGCCGCTTCCCGCGAGCGCGAGGAAATGGCCCTGCGCGACAGCCTGACCGGTCTGGCGGGGCGGACCCTGTTCCTGCGGCATGCCCGGCGCCTGCTGGAAACCAGCCGCCACGAGGCGTCATTGCGCTTGTCCGTCATGTTCATCGACCTCGACGGGTTCAAGCAGATCAACGACCAGTATGGCCACGCCGAAGGGGATATGGTGTTGCGCCGCACGGCCCGGGTGCTGGAAAGCGCGGTGCGTTCGTCGGACGTCGTGGGCCGCCTGGGCGGGGACGAGTTCGTGCTGTGCCTGGCCCTGCAGGCCGATACGGCCTGTGAGGTGGCCCGCAGTGTGGCTGCGCGCGTGGTGTCCGGGGTGGCCCAGATAGGGTTGGGCGTCGGTTGCAGCGTGGGCATTGCGCTGGGCAAGGTTGGCGAATATCCCGAACTGTCGGAACAAGACGCGCCCGCAGACCTGCCGGGCGATGGGACGGATGACGGACAGGCCGCAGCGCGTCCGGATGGAGCGGGCGGAGGAGGTGGTGGCGGAAGTGGCGGGGCAGCTGCCCCTGCGGACGCTGGCGCCCGTGCCATCGACGCTGCGTTGCCCGGTGCGCCCGCCCCCCTGCGCGCCCTGCTGGAAGACGCCGACAAGGCCATGTACATGGCCAAGCAGGCGGGCAAGAACAGTTATCATCTGCTGGATGCGTCCACCTGCGAATAA